The region CATATAGATGATGCCGGCGATAAAAGCGTAAGAAATACTAGTTCTAACAAACTTTTTGACAAAATTGCCAAACTTATAACTGGAAGCGTAAACGGTAAATTGCTTCAGGATAATGAGAATTTTGATATTTCTTATACGCGCAATAATAATTTGATTTCTGCTTTAATAATTCCGAAGGATAAAAATTTAAAAGCGATGTTTGCTGAAATTCATTTATCCTTTAATAAAGAAAATATTGTGGAGCAGGTTGATTTAAAAGAAGAGGCCGGGGATATGACGACTATTGAATTTAGTAAAATTAAAATAAACCACGAAATACCTCCTACAGTTTTTGAACCATAAAATGTCCCTAAAAACTTAAATTCCTGAATTTTCTGTGTATTTTAGTAAGACACCAACACCAACCAATACATGTTATTAAAGAATTTTTATTCCGTAGTAAATTCTTCCGAAGAAAACGGAAAACATTTTACCCAAATAGAAATTAACAAGGATCATGAAATTTACGATGGGCATTTTCCCGGAAGACCCGTAACACCGGGTGTGATTTTAATGAATTTATTTAAAGAAGAAGCCGAGCGTAGGTGTGGATGTAAACTTCAGTTTAAAAAAGGGAATAACGTGAAATTTATGGCGGTGGTAGATCCAAATACCGATGCTGTTTTAAACCTCGAAACCGAAATTACAGAAGAAAACCAGGAAATAAAACTTAAAGGTATAGCTAAGAATTCGGCCGGGATTTCATTAAAGATCAATTCTCTTTATAAAAAAGTTGAATCTTAAGCTTTTAGAAGTTTGTGCTTTACTTTTTAATTTTACTTTTGCAATTAAAGCCATTTTAATTTGAACCAAGAACCCATACACCAGGCCAGATTTGAAGCTTTAAATTGTTGTATTCTAATTCCTACATACAACAACGAAAAAAGCCTGGCTAGCGTTTTACAGGATTTACTATTATATACCTCTAATCTTCTGGTGGTAAATGATGGTTCTACAGATGCTACGGAAGAAATTCTCAAAAGTTTTTCTGAAATAAATATTCATCATTTTGAAGAAAACAGGGGTAAGGGCGAAGCTTTAAAACACGGTTTTAAGATTGCTGAAGATTTGGGTTACGAATATGCAATAACCATAGATTCTGATGGGCAACATTATCCTGATGATTTGGATGTTTTCCTCAGTCATTTAGAAGAAAAAACTCCCGGTTCTGAAATTTTACTGGTTGGAGATCGCAATATGGGACAGGATGGGATTCCCGGAAAAAGTACCACTGGCAATAAATTTTCTAACTTTTGGTTTTTAGTAGTTACCGGTACCCAGTTAACCGATACACAAAGCGGCTACCGACTTTATCCTTTAAAGGTAATAAACCAAATTAAGCTTTATACCAGCAAATTTGAGTTGGAAATTGAGATTATTGTAAAAGCCGCCTGGCGAAAAGTTAAAGTACGAAACGTACCAATTAAGGTTTTTTATGAAGAAAACCGGGTAACCCATTTTCGGCCTTTTTGGGATATAACCAGGATAACGCTGCTCTACATTTGGTTTGTTTTGGTGAGTTTTTTCTATATCCATCCGCGAGATACTTACCAGGATTTTAGAAAGAAAGGCTTTAAACGTTTCTGGAAAGAAAATATTATTAAAAGTCAGGAGCCTGCGCATAAAAAAGCCGCGGCAATTGCCCTGGGTGTTTTTGTTGGGATCTTACCCTTTTGGGGCTTACATACCTTACTGGTTTTCAGCTTAGCGGCAATGTTTAAATTGAATAAAGTTGTAGCATTTTTATTCAGTAACATTAGTATTCCGCCCCTTATTCCGTTTATTATTTATGCCAGTTATCAAGCGGGATCCTTACTTACCGGTCGAGGATTGGCCTGGGAATTAAGACCAGAAGATTTTGATTCTACTGCCGATATCTTTCTTGGTTTGTGGCAGTATATTATTGGCAGTTTTGCGCTGGCAGGAATTGCCGCCGTGCTACTGTGGATTGTGTTTTATTTCTTATTTTCGATAACAAACCAAAAACAGGTGGTAAAACCTTAAATGCATAATTTCTTCCTAAAGCTTTACTATTTTTTTCGAAGACAAAAAACGATTGGTTTTTTGTTGTTGCTACTTTTTGTGCTGGTTGGCGGATATTTCGCTTCAAATATTCAGCTAGAAGAAGATATTACCAAGCTTATTCCATCTGGAGAAAAACAGAACGTTTTAAGAAAAGTACTGGATAATACAGAGTTTTCAGACAAACTCATTTTCGCTATTTCTTCGGAAGAAAAAAGTCCTGAAAAACTTACTAAATACGCCGGTAAGCTTACAGATTCTTTAAATCAAGAACTACCTGAATATATCACGAAAATCCAGGGAGAAATTCCTGATGAAGGTATTTTAGAAGTATATAACTTTGTTTACCAGAATCTCCCATTATTCCTTAATTCGCGGGATTATGAGGAAATAAATTCCAGACTGCAGGAAGACAGCATTCAGGAAAAATTGGAAAGCTCCTACAAAGATTTAATTTCTCCAACCGGATTTATAACCAAGCAATTTCTTTTTAAAGACCCGCTCTCTATCACAAACCTGGGTTTACAAAAATTACAGGAACTGCAGGTAGACGATAATTTTAAAATCTATAATAATTACCTGGTCACTAAAGATGAAAGACATTTACTGCTGTTTATCAATCCTGAATACCCTGCTTCTGAAACCAAGAATAATGAGGTTTTTATAGAGCGTTTGGATAAGATAATTTCAGCATTAAATAATAATTCTGAAGTTAAAGCTGAATATTTCGGTGGTGTTTTATATGCCATCGCAAATGCAAAGCAAATAAAAAGTGATATTCAGCTTACGCTTAGTATAGCTTTCTCTATTTTACTTATCCTACTTGTTCTATTTTACCGGAGGTTTTACGTCCCGTTATTACTTTTTCTTCCCAGTTTATTGGGAGCTTTGGCTGCCATTACCTTGTTATACTTCATCAAGGGCAGTGTCTCAGCTATTTCTTTAGGTATAGGTGCTATTTTATTGGGAATTAGCCTTGATTATGCACTTCATATCCTAACTCATTTTAGAAATAATGCCGATGTAAAAGTGCTTTACCGGGAAGTCAGCAAGCCTATTTTAATGAGTAGTTTTACTACGGCTATCGCTTTTTTATGTTTACTTTTCCTGGAAAGTGAAGCCCTGAAGGATTTGGGAATCTTTGCAGCTGTTAGTGTTATATCTGCTTCAATATTTGCATTAATCCTAATTCCACAATTTTATCAGCCGCCTAGAAATAAGGAGAAAGTAAAGACTAACTGGATAGATAAGCTCGCTTTTCAACGTTTTTATCAGAAAAAAAATTTAGTTGGCGGTGTACTGTTAATCTTTTTTGCGGGATTATTTTTCTTCACTAAAGTTGAATTTAACGAAGATATTTCACAGCTTAATTTTGAACCTGAAAATATAAAGCAAACCGAAGAAAAAATTAAGCAAATTGCTGGCGAGGCTGTGAACACCACCTATTTGGTTTCCTACGGAAATGATATAGATGAAGCTCTATCCAGGAATAATGAACTTTATCGGGACTTAAAAAGCCTGGAAGAGACCGGTAAAATTAAGAGTTTTAGCAGCATTGGCGGAGTAGTGCTTTCTACCGATAAACAAACCGAAAGAATTGAAGCCTGGAAGGAGTTTTGGAGTTATTCTAAAAAGGAAAACTTAAAGAATAATCTCTTGAACGAATCTGCTGAACTTGGTTTTAAGGCAGAAAGCTTTAACCAGTTTTATGAGCAATTAGACAAAAATTTCAACGGAATTTTCCTGGACGATTATCGTGATGTTTCCACCCTTTATTTAGACGATTTTATCAATAGAAATCCTGGTTTTTCTACGGTTACCAGCACGCTTAGTTTTAAAAAAACCAATTCAGCACTTTTACAGGAACTTGAAGAAAAAGAGGGAATTATAGCTATAGACCGGAAACAAATGAGCCAGGATTTTCTTGGAGATCTAAAGAGTGAATTTAACCAGCTTATTTTATTCTCCCTAATTGCAGTCTTTATGGTGTTATTGCTTTTTTACAGGAATTTACTGCTTAGCTTACTAACATTACTGCCCATTGCCATCACGTGGATTATCGCACTGGGAATTATGGCTATTTTCGGAGTAGAATTTAATATTTTAAATATTATTATTTCCACCTTTATCTTTGGTCTTGGGCTGGATTACAGCATTTTTATTACCAACGCCTGCCTAAAAGAATACGAAACCGGAAAACCAGCTTTAAAAACTTATCAGGCTTCAATTTTACTTTCGGTTTTGACTACCTTACTTGGAATTGGCGCGCTGGTTTTTGCCAAACATCCCGCACTCCAGTCGGTTTCTGTGGTCTCTGTGATTGGCGTTTTAACCGCGGTTATAGTTGCATTTGTAATTCAGACAAAAATATTCGATCTATTGTTTTTCCAAAGAAAACTGGCCCAGAAAGCTCCTTTTAGTTTCTCTGCGATATTTAATAAACCTGGTAGTAAAGAACAGCTTTATTTAAAAAATACGGTTTTAGGAAATTACAGGTATAAATTGGTTTATGCTGCTGCAAAAAAGGAATTTACCCAGAACCGGGAACGCTTTTTAAAGGTTTCCGGGTTTATAAATCCTGGTCAAAAAATCTTTATGCTGAATTCTAATTTTGGAATCCTTCCCGTATTTTTAAGTCTGAAAAATACTGAAAGTAAATTCTTTGTTTTAGATACGATTAAAGAAAATAGAAAAATTTCTAATAACACCTCGCAAAGTAATGCTGAGAATCTTACTTTCAGCAAAGCATGGCCTCAGGATTTCAAACCATATTTCATATTTATTATAAGTCAAAAACCTGTAGAAGATATCTCTTTGGCTTTAAAGGAGAATATTACTAAATATGCTGAAAAGGTAATTATTTTAACCCCGGAGTATGAAAATAGGTGGTTAATCGATTTGAATTTTGAGATCGTTTATCGTCAAAATAATATCCTGGTTTTTAAAAAATTGGATTAGGTGAAATTGCTATTAGTTAGAATATCGATCTTTCTCGGGGTTTTTCTCCTCCTAAATTCCTGCGGAATAAAACGCTCTCTGCAAGATCGCCCCGATATTTCCGGAATTAAAAATATAGATACTACCCGAACTAAGCTCAGTGAAACCCACTATAAGATTGGAAAAAATTCATTGTACAAAAATAAATATGGCATTTGGGAATTATATATTGAGGGAGATGCCTTAGAACGCGGAGTAATAAGCGGGAGCTTGACCCGTGAATTAATGCACAAGCAGGAAACTGCCTTTATGGACAAGATTTATGAACTCGTTCCGGGCCCAGGATACCGTAATTTTCTCAAAAAAACCGTTGCCTGGTTTAATCGTAAAATGTATCTGCACGTCCCGGAAGAGTATAAACAGGAAATTTACGGTACTTCACTTTTTGGGTTGGAAAAGTATAATGATTTTGCCCCGGCCTATGTGCGCATGCTCTATTTTCACGGTGCACACGATATTGGTCACGCCTTGCAGGATTTAATGCTGGTTGGTTGTACTTCTTTTGCTGCCTGGGGTGATAAAACAGAAGATGGGCAATTGCTTTTAGGCAGGAATTTCGATTTTTACGCGGGAGATGAGTTTGCGGAAGAAAAAATTGCAGCCTTTGTGAATCCTGATAAAGGGCATAAGTTTATGATGTACACCTGGGCCGGGATGATTGGTTCAGTGAGCGGGATGAATGAGCAAGGTATTAGCGTCACGATAAATGCAGGAAAAAGTAAAATTCCGCGGCAGGCGAAAACTCCTATTAGTTTAGTTACTCGTGAAATCTTGCAATATGCGTCTTCAACTAAAGAAGCTATAGAAATCGCTAAAAAGCGTGAAGTTTTTGTTTCAGAATCTATTATGGTTGGCAGCGCCTCAGAGCACAAAGCGATTTTAATTGAAGTTGCCCCGGGGAATTTTGGAGTTTATGAGGTTGAAAATTCTAATGAGTTAGTGTGCAGCAACCATTTTCAAAGTGAAGCTTACGCGGAAGATAATCGCAACTTAAAAGCCATAGCAGAAAGCCATACCCAATACCGATTTGATAAAATGCAGGAGTTACTTTCTAAAAAAGAGAAATTAAACTCAGAGAAAGCTGCTGAAATATTAAGGAATAAAGAAGGTTTGGAAGGTGCTAACCTGGGGATGGGAAATGAAATGGCGATAAATCAATTGCTAGCCCACCACGGAATAATTTTTAAACCTGAAGAAAGAAAAGTTTGGGTGTCTGCAAATCCATATCAGCTGGGTGCTTTTGTAGCTTACGACCTCGATGCTGCATTTAAAAAGTTTGAAGACGGAAATGTGTCAGGCAGTGTTATGCTAGCTCAAGAAACCATTGCAGAAGATCCTTTTGTAAATACTGAAGCTTATAAAGATTACGAGAAATACCGAAAATTAAGTCGGGAAATCACTGAAGCTATTTCTAAAGAAAAAGAAATTTCAGAAAATAAAATTAAGCGATTAAAATACCTAAATCCTCATTTCTGGGAAGTTTATAAAATTGCCGGCGATTACTATTTTCAGCAAGAAGAATTTAAAAAAGCGGTGATCAATTATAAGCAGGCGAAAAGGAGGGAAGTGACCACTTTGCCGGATGAGGAATACCTGGATAAAATGATTAAAAAATCTTACCGCAGACTCTAAATGGCTAATTTTTACGATATACACGGAAATCAAAAATTGTTAAAAAAACAGCTAAGTTACGCTGCGGCAAACTCTCCATTTTATAAAAAGCACTTTTCAGAAAATAAAATAGATATTGAAGCAATTCAGTCTTACGAGCAATTCAGGAAGATTCCGATTACTACCAAAGAAGACTTACAACAA is a window of Salegentibacter salegens DNA encoding:
- a CDS encoding DUF2062 domain-containing protein, which gives rise to MNQEPIHQARFEALNCCILIPTYNNEKSLASVLQDLLLYTSNLLVVNDGSTDATEEILKSFSEINIHHFEENRGKGEALKHGFKIAEDLGYEYAITIDSDGQHYPDDLDVFLSHLEEKTPGSEILLVGDRNMGQDGIPGKSTTGNKFSNFWFLVVTGTQLTDTQSGYRLYPLKVINQIKLYTSKFELEIEIIVKAAWRKVKVRNVPIKVFYEENRVTHFRPFWDITRITLLYIWFVLVSFFYIHPRDTYQDFRKKGFKRFWKENIIKSQEPAHKKAAAIALGVFVGILPFWGLHTLLVFSLAAMFKLNKVVAFLFSNISIPPLIPFIIYASYQAGSLLTGRGLAWELRPEDFDSTADIFLGLWQYIIGSFALAGIAAVLLWIVFYFLFSITNQKQVVKP
- a CDS encoding MMPL family transporter, which translates into the protein MLLLFVLVGGYFASNIQLEEDITKLIPSGEKQNVLRKVLDNTEFSDKLIFAISSEEKSPEKLTKYAGKLTDSLNQELPEYITKIQGEIPDEGILEVYNFVYQNLPLFLNSRDYEEINSRLQEDSIQEKLESSYKDLISPTGFITKQFLFKDPLSITNLGLQKLQELQVDDNFKIYNNYLVTKDERHLLLFINPEYPASETKNNEVFIERLDKIISALNNNSEVKAEYFGGVLYAIANAKQIKSDIQLTLSIAFSILLILLVLFYRRFYVPLLLFLPSLLGALAAITLLYFIKGSVSAISLGIGAILLGISLDYALHILTHFRNNADVKVLYREVSKPILMSSFTTAIAFLCLLFLESEALKDLGIFAAVSVISASIFALILIPQFYQPPRNKEKVKTNWIDKLAFQRFYQKKNLVGGVLLIFFAGLFFFTKVEFNEDISQLNFEPENIKQTEEKIKQIAGEAVNTTYLVSYGNDIDEALSRNNELYRDLKSLEETGKIKSFSSIGGVVLSTDKQTERIEAWKEFWSYSKKENLKNNLLNESAELGFKAESFNQFYEQLDKNFNGIFLDDYRDVSTLYLDDFINRNPGFSTVTSTLSFKKTNSALLQELEEKEGIIAIDRKQMSQDFLGDLKSEFNQLILFSLIAVFMVLLLFYRNLLLSLLTLLPIAITWIIALGIMAIFGVEFNILNIIISTFIFGLGLDYSIFITNACLKEYETGKPALKTYQASILLSVLTTLLGIGALVFAKHPALQSVSVVSVIGVLTAVIVAFVIQTKIFDLLFFQRKLAQKAPFSFSAIFNKPGSKEQLYLKNTVLGNYRYKLVYAAAKKEFTQNRERFLKVSGFINPGQKIFMLNSNFGILPVFLSLKNTESKFFVLDTIKENRKISNNTSQSNAENLTFSKAWPQDFKPYFIFIISQKPVEDISLALKENITKYAEKVIILTPEYENRWLIDLNFEIVYRQNNILVFKKLD
- a CDS encoding hydroxymyristoyl-ACP dehydratase, coding for MLLKNFYSVVNSSEENGKHFTQIEINKDHEIYDGHFPGRPVTPGVILMNLFKEEAERRCGCKLQFKKGNNVKFMAVVDPNTDAVLNLETEITEENQEIKLKGIAKNSAGISLKINSLYKKVES
- a CDS encoding C45 family autoproteolytic acyltransferase/hydolase; amino-acid sequence: MKLLLVRISIFLGVFLLLNSCGIKRSLQDRPDISGIKNIDTTRTKLSETHYKIGKNSLYKNKYGIWELYIEGDALERGVISGSLTRELMHKQETAFMDKIYELVPGPGYRNFLKKTVAWFNRKMYLHVPEEYKQEIYGTSLFGLEKYNDFAPAYVRMLYFHGAHDIGHALQDLMLVGCTSFAAWGDKTEDGQLLLGRNFDFYAGDEFAEEKIAAFVNPDKGHKFMMYTWAGMIGSVSGMNEQGISVTINAGKSKIPRQAKTPISLVTREILQYASSTKEAIEIAKKREVFVSESIMVGSASEHKAILIEVAPGNFGVYEVENSNELVCSNHFQSEAYAEDNRNLKAIAESHTQYRFDKMQELLSKKEKLNSEKAAEILRNKEGLEGANLGMGNEMAINQLLAHHGIIFKPEERKVWVSANPYQLGAFVAYDLDAAFKKFEDGNVSGSVMLAQETIAEDPFVNTEAYKDYEKYRKLSREITEAISKEKEISENKIKRLKYLNPHFWEVYKIAGDYYFQQEEFKKAVINYKQAKRREVTTLPDEEYLDKMIKKSYRRL
- a CDS encoding LolA family protein, with translation MRILNILFLFLSLNLAAQEELSKDEISQFQKEMLTKTKDLLTLEADFIQTKKIAMITDESVSRGKIYYQNPEKLKWEYAEPKDYVILFIEEELHIDDAGDKSVRNTSSNKLFDKIAKLITGSVNGKLLQDNENFDISYTRNNNLISALIIPKDKNLKAMFAEIHLSFNKENIVEQVDLKEEAGDMTTIEFSKIKINHEIPPTVFEP